GTCAACACCGTGACGGAAACCATGGAAGAAGGAAGATGCACCCAGCAAGATCATGAAACCAGAGATCACATAAGCATATTTTCTCTTACCTACGAAGTCAAAAGCAGCATGCTTGAAGATCTTCCGGGAGATTGGAGTGAAATATTCGAAGTGACGTTTCTTGTTGGTATAGTAGTCAGTTACGATACGGGAGATCATGATACCACAGAACAGAGACAGTAACAGACCAATGATCTGAGTGGTAGCAAAGCCCAGTACCGGACCTAAACCGAAGTAGAACAGGATAATTGCTGTGAGCAGGGAGGTGATGTGACCATCCAGTACAGGAGCATAAGATCTTCTATAACCGAATTCAATCGCCTGTGGATATGTTCTGCCATGTACAAGCTCGTCCTTGATACGTTCGAAGATGATTACGTTTGTATCCACGGCCATACCTACAGTCAATACCAGACCTGCGATACCAGGCATCGTCAGCGTCGCACCCAGCGAAGCGAGAATACCGAAGGTGAAGAGCAGGTTCAGGATCAGGGCGATGTTTGCAACGATACCGGCGGTATTATAATATACCAGCATCAGTACGAAGATCACGATGAAGGAGATGATGAAGGATTTAGCACCGGCTGCGATAGACTCAGCACCCAGGGTTGGTCCGACAATCTGTTCCTGAACGATTTTAGCCGGAGCTGGCATTTTACCAGACTTCAGGATATTCGCAAGGTCTTTCGCCTCTTCAACGGTAAAGCTACCGGTGATTTGGGAGTGACCACCAGGGATCTCGTTAATAATAGAAGGAGCTGTGTAAACGATGCTGTCCAGTACTACTGCAACGTAGTTCAGGTTAGCGCGGCTTTCGTCAGCACCACCTTTAGGAGCCAGTTCACCGGTCAGTTTCTTCCATTCTCTGGCACCCACGTTATCCATCGCCATGCTGATTTCAGCATTACCATTCTGGTCGTAGTCCTGTTTAGCATCTACTACCCTTTCACCGCTTACGCGTGGAGCAGGATTAGCAGGGTTGATTTTCAGGGCGAAAACCTCCAGTGGACCGTGTTTGTCTTGTTTATTTTCAGGACCGAAAGCAAATACCAGGTCTTTAGGCATTACATTTTTTACTGCTTGCAGTGTCAGGTAAGCTTTGAAAGCAGCAGTGTCAGTGGGCATGATTCTACCCACTACAGCAGAAGGTAAAGGCTGACCGTCCTGTGTGATCTGCGGGTGCAGAATGGCGAACAGTGGATTGGTCTTCAGGAATTCCTTCTCTGCATCAGCCATCAGCTTAGCGGAGTCTACCTTGCCACCTTTTTTCTTTCCGGCTGAGTCACCAATGAAGGCTGCCAGGCTACCATCTTTGGAACTATCCGTGGCAGCGGCAGCAGGCTTCGTTGCAGCAGTGGCAGCTGTATCAACCACAGGTTTGCCAGCAGTTGCATTTTTCAATGCCTCGTTCATTTTCACGAGAACGTTATTCACGAAGTCAGCATCGTTTCTGTAAGTTTCGCGGAACTCCAGGTTCGCACTTGCCTGCAGGTATTTCCTTACACGGTCAGGGTTGTCTACCCCAGCCAGTTCTACGGAGATGATACCTTTACTTTCGTCCAGGCTGATGTTTGGAGAAGCTACCCCAAACTTGTCAATACGTTTCTGCAGTACGAGATAGGTATTTTTAATTGCAGCACCAGCTTCACGACGGATAACTTTCAGAACCTCGTCGTTAGAAGTGTTGAAATTGATGTCTTTTTGGTAAGCGTTTGCAAAAATGGTAGCCAGGCGACCCTGAGGAGCCACTTTTGCATATTCCTGCCCGAACAATGTTACAAAATCCGATTGGCTGGCTTTCTTCGCGATGGCAGCATTTTCCAGCGCCCGGTTGAAGTCCTTGTCTGTCGAATGACCGCTCAGGGAAAGGATCACATCTTGCACGCTCACATCGAGCACTACGTTCATACCGCCCTGGAGGTCAAGTCCAAGGTTCAGTTCTCTTTCCTTGGCTTTGGTATAGGTTACGTACCAGGGAAAACCCGCGATCTGTTGATTGCTGGTGCTATCCAGGATTCTTTGTCTTCTTGCTTTGATCAGATCATTCAGTGTATCCTGATAAAAAGCACGGGCCTCTTTATCGTCCTTGTACTTGACTTCAGGAGCGTCTTTCATCTTTAAGACATCCGTCTTGGCTTGCAGGTCTACCTTGCTCTCGTAGCTGCGTACCAGAAACGTGAAAGACAGGTAATACACAGAGATAAGGATCAATGCACCGGCAAAAAATCTAACCAGTCCTTTAAGTTGCATATTGTTTCGGGTTTATAAAAAAATTTTAAGAGTTGCAAAGATAGAATTTAAATTGATATATTAAAGCCGGAGAAACGCAGAAAAGGAAAAAGGTGGAAAATATTGGTTTTCAACTCTTAAACCAGAGTTTTTTGCCCTTATTTAGTCTTCTCTAATGTATGCCAATGCTTTGCTATTCGGTTGATAACTCTACTTTGCTGGCTGCAATACTAATAAAAATATGCAAACCATCAATTACCTTCCTCCCAACTCTTTTTTGGAATCTTTATTAAGATCACAGGCAAGCCGCCTTGGCCCTGTATTTTCGGACCCAGAACGGTATCAATTACAAATTATTTATACCAGGATCGACCGGGATGACCAAAATCAGCCTCATTGCAGGGATTTCACCTACAGACTGGATGATCATGCATATTTTTACCCAGCCTCTACCATAAAGCTCGCAGCTGCAGCCCTGGCCCTGGAAAAGCTGAACGACCTTGCTATTCCGGGCCTGGACCGGCATACCCCCATGCTCACCGATAGTTTGCCCGGTGCTACTCCTGCCGCCTTCACTGACGCCACCTCTCCTTCCGGGCTCCCTTCCATCGGTAATTATATTAAGAAGATCCTGCTGGTCAGTGACAACGATGCTTTTAACCGGCTGTATGAATTTATCGGCCAGGAGTCCTTTAATAAAGAACTGTGGGCAAAGGGCTACCCCGGGGTACAGGTCCTTCACCGGCTGGGAGTGACCGGAATTTCCCCCGAAAAAAACAGGTATACCAACGCCATTATCTTTCGCAGGGGTCGAAAAGTGATCTGGCAACAACCGATTCAATATAGCCCACTCAGCTTTTCCACCAGGAATGATAAAATGGGGAAGGCATATTATAATGAGGAGAAAAAATTGATACAGGCACCCATGGATGCCTCGCTGAAAAACAGGGTCAGCCTGTCGGATCTGCATAAAATTCTAAAAAGCATTATTTTCCCTGATCTTGTAACAAAATCTCAACGTTTCCGTTTAAAAGAGGACGACTATGGATTTTTATACCGCTGCATGTCAGCACAACCGGAAGAATCGGAGCGACCAACTTACGATCCTGCAGCATTTCATCATAACTATGTGAAATTTCTGTTGTTCGGTGCAGAGAAAAATAACCGTATCAGTGGTGATGTACGCAGCTTTAACAAACCTGGATGGGCTTATGGAACTTTAACAGACATTGCCTATATAGCAGACTTTAGCCACCAGGTAGAATTTATGTTATCTACAACTGTGTATGTAAACGATAATAACGGAATTTTGTCCGACGAAAATTACCAGTTTAAACAGATAGGCGAACCATTTATGCAGGCTTTGGGTGAGCTTATTTATAATTATGAACGCCAGCGGCAGCGGGCCTATAGCCCAGATCTGTCCAGGTTCACAATTGACTATTCCAAAAAGGCTTTTTAAAAAAACCAAGTTCTAATTCTATATTAAACAAGTGAGTGAAATGGTAACAAGTAAACGTTTCGGGGCAGTTGCGGCCCTTCTTGCAATGGTAACAGGGTTTACCGCATGTTTGAAAACTGAAAACACAACTCCTTCAAGACCCGTAGCAGCTTTCGTAGTGATCAACGGTATCAGCAGTGCTGCCAAACTGGATTTCTACGACAACTCTACCAAAATTAAGGACAGCGTCTCCACCGGCTTTGCAGGTTATAACTACCAGGCTTATGGCGGCGTACATATCTTTGAACTGAAAAGATATGCTACCGGCACTACTGTAGTATCTACCAGTGCTGCTACCTACGATTCACTGAACTACTACACCCTGGTGGCATTCGGTGATTCTACCTCACCGGTGTTCTATCCGATCAAGGATAGTGAATTCAATGGTGCAAATACAGCTAATCTGAATATCCGTTTCTGGAACTTATCTTCCAACATTGGCCCGGTTGACCTGTATCTGAACGCTACCAAGGTAGACAGCAATGTGACCTTCTCAATGTCCAGGCCAACGACTGTGTTCAAGGCCCTGAGCACTGTAACCAGCGCTACTTCCATCACCGTGAAGAAAGCTGGTACTTCTACAGTGGTAGCTACCAACAATTCTTCTACTACCCAGCTGTCTGTAAGTGGTGTATACACTATCTTCCTGACAGGCAATGCCAATGTCACCACTGGTTCCCTGGCACCTTATGTAGGTTATATCAAGAGTTATTATTAATAGAAAAACCCGCTTCTGCCAGATGCAGAAGCGGGTTTTTCCCCTATCTTAGCCCTATGAGGCTATCTATCCTTTTCATATTACTGCTATCCAATACCCTTAGTAAGGCCCAGACTTCCCGCTATATTATTCAGCTGCGCGATAAGGCGCACAGTACCTGGTCACCAGACCAACCATCCCAGTTTCTGAGTACCAAAGCGCTTGAACGCAGAACCAAACAACATATTTCTATAGACAGCACAGACCTGCCGGTATCCAGCTCTTACCGCGATAGTATCCTTGCTGCCGGTAATGTTAACATCCTTTATACTTCCCGCTGGTTCAATCAAATCATTATACAAACTTCTGATACTGCTGCCATCAGAAAGATCAGATCCTTTTCATTTGTAGTCAATACCCGTAGCGAGGGCCGGAAATCCGCTGCCAGGAAGGACAGACCAGCCGCGGAAAAGGTCAGTGCCGATGAATATTATGGTGTAGCAAAATCGCAGGTGGAATTGCATCATGCACAATCGCTGCATGATAAGAATTATAGAGGACAGGATATGGTCATTGCTGTCATTGATAATGGTTTCCCATCTGCCAATGTAAACAGGGCATTTACTACGACGAAGATCATCAGTACCTGGGATTTTGTCAACGCGGCTGCTAACGTATATGCCTATGGTGATCATGGTACAGAAGTACTTTCCATACTCGCGGCCAATCTTCCGAATGAGATGGTAGGATCGGCTCCTGAAGCGGGTTACATATTACT
This window of the Chitinophaga sancti genome carries:
- the secDF gene encoding protein translocase subunit SecDF, with amino-acid sequence MQLKGLVRFFAGALILISVYYLSFTFLVRSYESKVDLQAKTDVLKMKDAPEVKYKDDKEARAFYQDTLNDLIKARRQRILDSTSNQQIAGFPWYVTYTKAKERELNLGLDLQGGMNVVLDVSVQDVILSLSGHSTDKDFNRALENAAIAKKASQSDFVTLFGQEYAKVAPQGRLATIFANAYQKDINFNTSNDEVLKVIRREAGAAIKNTYLVLQKRIDKFGVASPNISLDESKGIISVELAGVDNPDRVRKYLQASANLEFRETYRNDADFVNNVLVKMNEALKNATAGKPVVDTAATAATKPAAAATDSSKDGSLAAFIGDSAGKKKGGKVDSAKLMADAEKEFLKTNPLFAILHPQITQDGQPLPSAVVGRIMPTDTAAFKAYLTLQAVKNVMPKDLVFAFGPENKQDKHGPLEVFALKINPANPAPRVSGERVVDAKQDYDQNGNAEISMAMDNVGAREWKKLTGELAPKGGADESRANLNYVAVVLDSIVYTAPSIINEIPGGHSQITGSFTVEEAKDLANILKSGKMPAPAKIVQEQIVGPTLGAESIAAGAKSFIISFIVIFVLMLVYYNTAGIVANIALILNLLFTFGILASLGATLTMPGIAGLVLTVGMAVDTNVIIFERIKDELVHGRTYPQAIEFGYRRSYAPVLDGHITSLLTAIILFYFGLGPVLGFATTQIIGLLLSLFCGIMISRIVTDYYTNKKRHFEYFTPISRKIFKHAAFDFVGKRKYAYVISGFMILLGASSFFHGFRHGVDFDGGRSFTIRFDQPMKTEEVRTILEKEFNSEPYVKTIGNTNQLNITTNYRINEQNPEVDREVTEKLYNGLKKFYDKSLTYESFSSPRYIVASQTVSPTISDDLRAGAVKATILSLVVIFLYILLRFNKWQYSIGTIFSLLHDVMVTLAVFSYCRDIVPFPLEVDQHFIAAILTVIGFSMNDTVIVFDRIREYFRGGQMKGMSRDGIINKAINDTLSRTVMTSLTVFLTILILFIFGGEVTRGFAFAMLIGVITGTYSSIFVAAPVLVDFDKKNELANESEAVPVKDTDKKGLADAVKK
- a CDS encoding serine hydrolase — protein: MQTINYLPPNSFLESLLRSQASRLGPVFSDPERYQLQIIYTRIDRDDQNQPHCRDFTYRLDDHAYFYPASTIKLAAAALALEKLNDLAIPGLDRHTPMLTDSLPGATPAAFTDATSPSGLPSIGNYIKKILLVSDNDAFNRLYEFIGQESFNKELWAKGYPGVQVLHRLGVTGISPEKNRYTNAIIFRRGRKVIWQQPIQYSPLSFSTRNDKMGKAYYNEEKKLIQAPMDASLKNRVSLSDLHKILKSIIFPDLVTKSQRFRLKEDDYGFLYRCMSAQPEESERPTYDPAAFHHNYVKFLLFGAEKNNRISGDVRSFNKPGWAYGTLTDIAYIADFSHQVEFMLSTTVYVNDNNGILSDENYQFKQIGEPFMQALGELIYNYERQRQRAYSPDLSRFTIDYSKKAF
- a CDS encoding DUF4397 domain-containing protein — encoded protein: MVTSKRFGAVAALLAMVTGFTACLKTENTTPSRPVAAFVVINGISSAAKLDFYDNSTKIKDSVSTGFAGYNYQAYGGVHIFELKRYATGTTVVSTSAATYDSLNYYTLVAFGDSTSPVFYPIKDSEFNGANTANLNIRFWNLSSNIGPVDLYLNATKVDSNVTFSMSRPTTVFKALSTVTSATSITVKKAGTSTVVATNNSSTTQLSVSGVYTIFLTGNANVTTGSLAPYVGYIKSYY